The genomic stretch CAAATTAATGGGTGTAACATATTCCGATCTGCTTGCACCGACTGCAAAAGTGGAATACCCAAATGGGATTGAATAGTTGAAAAGCGCAGAGCGCGAATAACGGCCTGTCACATCGGGAATAGTCTCTTGGAAACTGTCATCAAGCGGTTCCGTAATATTAATAGATACTCCCAGTGAGTCATTAATCCGCAACGGATTATCCAGATTGGCAGATAGCCCCACCTGTCCTTTTCCTGTGGAATCAGAACCGTTGTTATTGTAAGAAAATGCACCTGAAAGCGGTGATTTATCTTCATTGGCAATGATGATTATGCTCTGCCCATCTTTTGTTCCGGGAAGAAGTTTGGAACTTGCAGTATTTGAGGTCAGACGGTTTATCTGATCGATACCCTGCTCAAGGTCACGCAGGTTGAGAATTCTACCCTGCATGAAAGGAAAAGCTGTAAAGAGATTAACTCTGGATGTTTCATTCTCCAACCTTATTTCCTCAACAATCCCCTCCATCACTTTTAAACTCAAAATTCCGGTAGATATGTTCTGGTCCGGAATGATATATACACGTGCCGAGATATATCCTTTCAAGAAATAGTAGGCAAGGATGTCGTTTAGCAAATTATTTATTTCCGTGAAATCAATGGCCTTATTGAGATATTTTTTTGTCAGTTCCCCCTTTTCCTTTTCGCTCAGAAGGGTAGCATTCTGCAATTCGATTGTATGAAATATAAAAGTCTGCCCTCCACTCAACACTTCCTTCCTCTCAGGTTCTTGCACCTCTATTCTTGAATCCTTTTGGGATTTTTCCTGTAATTTTTCCCGATCCCGCTCGAGCTGCAGTTGCTGTTCACGTTGAATCCTTTCGGCCTCATTTATTGCGGCAGCGGTTTCTGACGGAGTTGCCGCAAAAGACACATAAAGTAAGGAGT from Desulfobulbaceae bacterium encodes the following:
- a CDS encoding ShlB/FhaC/HecB family hemolysin secretion/activation protein — protein: MKKNITSISTCALLTGVILLDSLLYVSFAATPSETAAAINEAERIQREQQLQLERDREKLQEKSQKDSRIEVQEPERKEVLSGGQTFIFHTIELQNATLLSEKEKGELTKKYLNKAIDFTEINNLLNDILAYYFLKGYISARVYIIPDQNISTGILSLKVMEGIVEEIRLENETSRVNLFTAFPFMQGRILNLRDLEQGIDQINRLTSNTASSKLLPGTKDGQSIIIIANEDKSPLSGAFSYNNNGSDSTGKGQVGLSANLDNPLRINDSLGVSINITEPLDDSFQETIPDVTGRYSRSALFNYSIPFGYSTFAVGASRSEYVTPINLADGTTAHSEGKSVNKYATFDWRMYRSQTDKLNLFTTLTNKRSDNYFMGSFISTSSRKLVVLDFGIDYSTVLHGGFASGKLTYSSGTKLLNAKQDSRSQDSSLPKSQFQTVKLNLSYVKPLEVTGVKSNYFANFSGQYSNDVLFGSEQISIGGSYSVRGFHTVSDSSDRGWYLQNTLTFTPDIMESKFGIKDCSVSPFIGYDVGQLLSHYSQENRWLSGAAVGIGMKYKKLSVNLNYSHPLLSSNRTFDMDSNKNGRVLLSTSLSF